The following are encoded together in the Lactuca sativa cultivar Salinas chromosome 1, Lsat_Salinas_v11, whole genome shotgun sequence genome:
- the LOC111913545 gene encoding serine/threonine-protein kinase ATM isoform X2, translating to MEWSAQQKWDLPIIRGWHTIWNTLLRGLPMFNNVTSVADAALILLGNINLSDPMNNFIVAHDVWDLRLFKNSPSVSLLRFISGYFSKKGSHGDMQDVLHLRKDLLRTVMGLLNWKGHMVFNEHTVVLLPAAVFSLCAGSSCFTNCDKGCSLAHLLVDIPVTIDDSIEVEKLEQESSHDLFDCSVEVLAEVFLDSHSEVAQAPSHQKVRLPRHLRDSLLHETELGILEVLENKEIEKMILSDIFFRCALLSNFLYGSYVTRLKEENVSFFSEVGQYMLEMLSHAVSVIEKRSSDIQCGSHGLNAGLEGMDSIQTSLKCFIGSPLFSYQDGDGDCTFYNDIIWSTKKLLKALTKLYEGVSDGTRNLQSEIDQSDWPNRNNMTVLDAELDEIDDLEDDVDVMSSGGENSRVSPTVKWKLEIISLISSFFSVLPVDTWDVLFNLRRTESDQRLMECLMLNLCEHPCWSSCQGFSDMVLSLDNMVDRLSDVKLQPTKILTAICGLLQTLMSNKVTKEKNLGHSIKSGLSEQVASQTSMELILEDDSQSLVPLGDLVIKIAENDQFDWLGRVKLIDCICNFILLSPQIGQAMVEKLLLMLRDPDFRVRFSLARRIGVLFQTWDGHDELFQDILSNFSVKLVVLFKDKLVKSNEVLAAGHQPRPIMETVIVTLVHLALHSEKIELEAVFMICVIAAIDSSQRELVAAVLDNLSKKLQYNSRSEYIGELIAPIIFFWVQCGVSLAALVETRELFVLNVEASNFIQFCCRWLLPALVLHSDVSNLNWVAKVSGQSSAALIKSHFVHIFSVCIALHCSKRSGWESGAAALQSSILSISGLSEKERDTLIKRHMVSIVSYILSLASRLSEPALPFFTKDTIQRAIQTVVDGFLNMEEAPCSMVVVDKINIFRPDRVFMFILEMHHKVTASIHHRHRCNRLSGIEVLVNVLGHRAAVPSTSNYLFTLVGQFIDYGPLQDQCYHIISTLLKTLKDNQSTYGIDVLGEQLQFLVSKLVDSCIPSKFDIKHSLNHPSEALSLLHELIVDSDPSLHKHIKELPPFPAFDIFDRLRKFHGEVCQDYSARDHLLEFVRRSSHLPPRLVICSLKALHSIMFTGFERQKNAEQFFGDAFWQYDDEIVRAVWTLVRMASSDASNSFGAFVSDFLSMIGIGDPHRVVFHLPGESNRIHICKPLYSDGGSGFSFHMDSGLSEELLIAVMQLLKKYLMDESVEIIEMASQALRGILSTERGHRALLSLDSYERSILEVHSKGVNAQLVQSSLMDLERKFSGQAITIEKTSTWETRDKTFETWISQLVYALIYFCDDTILRLCQDIVLLKAEVAELLLSNVMVNLAKRKNLDIDLCKLISVKVVEEIVIESNSLIRSVQVILDALNELRLCHVMERATSAPSKTEGSKHAKSSSYSSRSRSTPRKATDHTATSTQPLTSTLCWEKVYWLPIDYLVVAKSAIGCGSYFTAVLYVEHWCQEHFSCLTLGSPDFSHLEMLPHHIEILVAAVTQINEPDSLYGIIQSHKLTSQIITFEHEGNWSKALEYYDLQVRSEASIEMGNNSSRDQSLSSSSSKPEDEMKQRKPHKGLIKSLQQIGCTHMLDMYCQGLMYKKGRFQDDLEFNELQFEAAWRAGNWDFSLLSMDTNSPKPSQRIRHSRFNQRLHSCLRGFHEGDVGEFNLNLKESKQELLFSIYHASEESTEYIYSTIVKLQIFCHLGLAWDLRWAWLDGKKDNDSEAQRLLSGPLTPNMDQLSWLNTEWSCILNRAQLHMNLLEPFMAFRRVMLQILSCKDCTVQHLLESASILRKGSRFSQSAAALHEFKSLYIGMGGEDSKLYWLGRVEEAKLLRAQGQHEMAINLAKYISENRKMNEAAADVYRLVGKWLAETRSSNSRTILEKYLKNAVNLADKHQSTDKKSVARQGQTHFQLAHYADALFRSYEERLTSNEWQAAMRLRKHKTKELDALYRRFKNSSKGDKTDYSVKIQELQKQLTMDKEEAEKLQQDRDNFLSIALEGYKRCLVIADKYDVRVVFRLVSLWFGLSTRQIVVDGMLSTIKEVQSCKFIPLVYQIASRLGSSKDSQGPNTFQFALVSLLKKMAIDHPYHTIFQLLALANGDRVKDKQRSRSSFVVDMDKKYAAETLLKELSSHHGAVIRQMKQMVEIYIRLAELETKREDTNKRMALPREIRSVKQLELVPVVTSSFPVDPSCQYEEGSFPHFKGLADSVTIMNGINAPKVVECLGSDGKRYRQLAKSGNDDLRQDAVMEQFFALVNTFLQNHRDTWKRRLGIRTYKVVPFTPSAGVLEWVNGTLPLGEYLTGSTRSGGAHGRYGTGDWSFPKCRQHMATENNKRKAFQEVCDNFRPVMHHFFLERFLHPADWFEKRLAYTRSVAASSMVGYIVGLGDRHSMNILIDQATAEVVHIDLGVAFEQGLMLKTPERVPFRLTRDIIDGMGVTGVEGVFRRCCEENLSVMRTNKEALLTIIEVFIHDPLYKWALSPLKALERQKETDDDLEASLEESEEGYEGNKDAARALLRVKQKLDGYEEGEMRSVHGQVQQLIQDAIDPDRLCQMFPGWASWL from the exons ATGGAGTGGAGTGCTCAGCAAAAGTGGGATTTACCAATAATCAG AGGCTGGCATACAATATGGAACACTCTACTGCGTGGTTTACCAATGTTCAACAATGTTACATCAGTT GCAGATGCTGCTCTTATACTCCTTGGAAATATTAATTTGAGT GATCCAATGAACAACTTTATTGTAGCTCATGATGTATGGGATCTTCGGTTGTTTAAAAATTCTCCATCAGT GTCTCTTTTACGCTTCATATCAGGTTACTTTTCAAAGAAAGGATCCCAT GGTGACATGCAGGACGTTTTACATCTGAGAAAAGATCTCTTAAGGACGGTTATGGGCTTACTTAACTGGAAG GGACATATGGTGTTCAATGAGCATACAGTTGTACTGTTGCCAGCAGCTGTATTTTCTCTTTGTGCTGGTTCCTCTTGCTTTACAAATTGTGATAAAGGATGTTCTTTGGCTCATCTTCTTGTAGATATCCCTGTAACCATTGATGACAGCATTGAG GTTGAAAAACTAGAGCAGGAAAGTTCACATGATTTGTTCGATTGCTCTGTGGAAGTGCTTGCTGAAGTTTTTCTCGATTCTCATTCAGAG GTAGCCCAGGCTCCGAGCCATCAGAAGGTTCGTCTCCCCCGTCATTTAAGGGACTCACTGCTTCATGAAACGGAGCTCGGAATTCTTGAGGTTTTGGAAAACAAAGAGATTGAGAAAATGATTCTCTCAGATATTTTCTTCAGATGTGCTCTTTTGTCAAATTTCCTGTATGGTTCGTATGTTACAAG GTTGAAAGAAGAAAACGTTTCTTTCTTCTCCGAAGTTGGTCAGTACATGTTAGAAATGCTGAGTCATGCTGTTTCAGTGATTGAAAAACGTTCCAGTGATATTCAGTGTGGTAGTCATGGCTTAAATGCTGGTCTTGAGGGCATGGACTCCATTCAAACTTCTTTAAAATGTTTTATTGGTTCCCCCCTCTTTAGCTATCAAGATGGTGATGGTGATTGTACGTTTTATAATGATATTATCTGGTCAACCAAGAAACTTTTGAAGGCTCTGACTAAACTATATGAAGGAGTTTCTGATGGCACACGTAATCTTCAGTCTGAGATAGATCAATCAGATTGGCCAAATCGCAATAATATGACTGTCTTGGATGCAGAGCTTGATGAAATTGATGATTTAGAAGATGATGTTGATGTTATGAGTAGTGGTGGAGAGAATTCTCGAGTGTCTCCTACTGTTAAATGGAAGCTGGAAATTATATCATTAATCTCAAGCTTTTTTTCGGTTCTTCCAGTCGACACATGGGATGTTTTGTTCAATTTGAGGCGAACAGAAAGTGATCAAAGG CTGATGGAATGCCTTATGCTTAACCTTTGTGAACATCCTTGCTGGTCCTCTTGTCAAGGGTTTTCTGACATG GTTTTATCACTGGACAACATGGTTGATAGGCTTTCTGATGTTAAGCTTCAGCCAACTAAGATACTGACCGCTATATGTGGCCTGTTACAGACTTTGATGTCAAACAAAGTTACAAAGGAAAAGAATCTCGGTCATTCTATAAAATCAGGATTATCTGAACAG GTGGCATCACAAACTTCCATGGAGCTAATTCTAGAGGACGACTCTCAGAGTTTGGTACCACTGGGTGATCTTGTTATCAAAATTGCAGAAAATGACCAATTTGATTGGTTAGGTCGTGTGAAGCTCATTGATTGCATATGCAACTTTATATTACTTAGTCCTCAAATCGGTCAG GCCATGGTTGAGAAGCTGCTACTTATGCTCCGAGATCCTGATTTCCGTGTTCGATTTTCCCTAGCAAGAAGAATTGGTGTTCTTTTCCAAACGTGGGATGGCCATGATGAGCTCTTCCAGGACATACT GTCAAATTTTAGTGTAAAATTGGTGGTGTTATTTAAGGATAAGCTCGTTAAATCCAATGAGGTTTTAGCTGCTGGTCATCAACCACGCCCTATCATGGAAACCGTCATTGTAACCCTTGTGCATCTTGCCCTGCACAGTGAGAAAATTGAGTTGGAG GCTGTTTTTATGATCTGTGTTATTGCTGCTATTGATTCCTCCCAAAG GGAACTGGTTGCTGCTGTACTTGACAACCTATCTAAAAAACTACAATACAACTCCAGATCCGag TACATTGGAGAGCTTATTGCACCAATTATTTTCTTCTGGGTCCAGTGTGGTGTAAGCTTGGCTGCATTAGTTGAG ACACGTGAACTTTTTGTTCTCAACGTGGAAGCTAGTAATTTCATTCAATTTTGTTGCCGTTGGCTTCTTCCAGCTTTGGTTTTGCATAGTGATGTTTCCAACTTGAACTGGGTTGCCAAG GTTTCCGGTCAATCTTCTGCAGCACTTATCAAGAGTCACTTTGTACATATCTTTTCAGTTTGTATAGCATTACATTGCAGCAAAAGGTCTGGGTGGGAATCTGGAGCAGCAGCACTTCAGAGTTCAATATTAAGTATCTCTGGTTTATCTGAGAAAGAGCGGGACACCCTTATTAAGAGACACATG GTTTCTATTGTCAGTTACATTTTATCACTTGCTTCCCGATTATCAGAACCTGCATTGCCTTTCTTTACCAAGGATACCATTCAACGTGCTATTCAAACTGTGGTCGATGGTTTCTTGAACAT GGAAGAAGCTCCTTGCAGCATGGTTGTAGTGGACAAAATCAACATTTTTCGCCCCGATAGAGTTTTTATG TTCATACTTGAAATGCATCATAAAGTTACAGCGTCTATTCACCATAGGCACAGATGTAACAGGTTGTCTGGTATTGAGGTGCTTGTTAATGTTCTTGGACATAGAGCTGCAGTACCAAGCACTTCCAA TTATCTTTTCACCTTAGTGGGGCAATTCATTGATTATGGTCCTTTACAAGACCAATGTTATCATATTATCTCTACATTGCTCAAAACCCTTAAAGACAACCAATCTACATATGGTATTGATGTGCTTGGTGAACAACTTCAG TTTCTGGTATCAAAGCTAGTTGATTCTTGTATACCCTCAAAATTTGATATTAAACATTCCCTCAATCATCCATCTGAGGCTTTGTCACTGCTTCATGAGCTTATTGTGGATTCTGATCCATCTCTTCATAAGCATATCAAA GAACTTCCCCCCTTTCCTGCATTTGATATATTTGATAGACTACGTAAGTTTCATGGCGAAGTGTGCCAAGATTACTCTGCAAGAGACCACTTATTAGAG TTTGTGAGAAGATCTAGTCATCTTCCACCAAGGCTGGTTATATGCAG TCTCAAAGCTTTGCACAGTATCATGTTCACGGGGTTTGAGCGTCAAAAGAATGCAGAGCAGTTTTTTGGAGATGCATTTTGGCAATATGATGATGAAATTGTACGTGCAGTTTGGACTCTAGTTCGAATGGCCAGTTCAGATGCATCAAACAGTTTTGGAGCATTTGTTTCTGATTTTTTATCAATG ATTGGTATTGGGGATCCACATCGTGTTGTTTTCCATCTTCCTGGAGAGTCAAACCGGATACACATTTGCAAGCCTCTTTATTCGGATGGTGGTAGTGGCTTCAGTTTTCATATGGATTCAGGTTTATCTGAAGAGCTCTTAATTGCAGTGATGCAGCTTTTGAAGAAGTATTTGATGGATGAATCTGTCGAGATAATTGAGATGGCATCACAAGCATTACGT GGGATACTTTCAACTGAAAGGGGTCACCGAGCTTTACTGTCACTTGATTCTTATGAGAGGTCTATACTCGAG GTTCACTCCAAGGGTGTTAATGCACAGCTAGTTCAGAGTTCCTTAATGGATCTAGAAAGGAAGTTCAGTG GTCAAGCCATTACAATTGAGAAGACTTCTACATGGGAGACTCGTGACAAAACATTTGAGACATGGATCTCTCAGCTAGTTTAtgcactcatttatttttgtgaTGATACTATCTTAAG GTTATGCCAGGATATTGTGCTGCTGAAAGCTGAAGTTGCGGAGCTTCTTTTGTCAAATGTTATGGTCAATCTTGCAAAGAGGAAGAATTTAGACATTGATCTTTGCAAGCTGATCTCCGTGAAG GTGGTGGAAGAGATAGTTATTGAATCCAATAGCTTAATCAGATCAGTTCAGGTTATTTTGGATGCACTCAATGAACTTCGACTCTGTCATGTAATGGAGAGAGCTACTTCTGCTCCTTCTAAAACCGAAGGCTCAAAG CATGCGAAGTCATCTAGTTATAGCTCAAGATCTCGTTCTACACCACGTAAGGCAACAGACCATACTGCAACATCTACTCAACCACTCACTTCTACATTATGTTGGGAAAAG GTTTATTGGCTTCCCATTGACTACCTTGTTGTCGCTAAGTCAGCCATT GGCTGTGGCTCATACTTCACTGCTGTGTTGTATGTGGAGCACTGGTGTCAAGAGCATTTTAGCTGCCTCACGTTAGGAAGTCCAGATTTTTCCCATCTAGAAATG CTACCACACCACATAGAAATTCTAGTTGCAGCAGTTACCCAAATAAATGAACCAGACAGTTTGTATGGGATCATCCAGTCTCACAAG CTGACATCACAAATAATCACCTTTGAGCATGAGGGTAACTGGAGTAAAGCTCTTGAGTACTACGACCTACAAGTACGATCTGAGGCATCGATTGAGATGGGTAATAATAGTTCCCGTGATCAATCCTtatcttcatcttcctccaaaCCAGAAGATGAAATGAAACAAAGAAAACCACACAAAGGGCTGATCAAATCTTTACAACAAATTGGTTGCACTCATATGTTGGATATGTATTGCCAAGGGCTAATGTACAAAAAAGGCCGCTTTCAGGATGACTTAGAGTTCAATGAGCTACAG TTTGAAGCTGCTTGGCGTGCAGGGAATTGGGATTTCTCTCTACTGTCCATGGACACTAATTCTCCTAAGCCAAGTCAACGGATCAGACATAGCCGTTTCAACCAAAGGCTACACAG CTGTTTGAGGGGTTTCCATGAGGGAGATGTGGGCGAATTTAACCTGAACCTCAAAGAATCTAAGCAG GAGCTTCTGTTCTCTATCTATCATGCAAGTGAGGAGAGCACAGAATATATTTATTCCACTATTGTGAAGCTCCAG ATTTTCTGTCATCTTGGACTGGCCTGGGATTTGCGATGGGCATGGTTGGATGGGAAGAAAGATAATGACAGCGAGGCACAAAGATTACTATCTGGACCTTTGACTCCCAACATGGACCAG TTGTCATGGTTGAATACGGAATGGAGCTGCATTCTGAATCGTGCACAGTTACATATGAACCTGTTAGAACCATTCATGGCATTCAGAAGAGTTATGCTTCAAATTTTAAGCTGTAAGGACTGTACTGTCCAACATCTTTTGGAATCTGCATCTATTCTTCGTAAG GGCTCTAGATTTTCTCAATCTGCTGCGGCATTGCATGAGTTTAAGTCCCTCTACATTGGTATGGGAGGAGAAGATTCTAAACTCTATTGGCTTGGAAGG GTTGAAGAAGCAAAGCTTCTGCGGGCCCAAGGTCAACATGAGATGGCAATTAATCTTGCCAAGTACATCTCTGAAAATCGCAAAATGAATGAGGCGGCAGCAGATGTATATCGTCTAGTTGGAAAATGGCTGGCTGAAACACGTTCTAGCAA CTCTaggactatcttggagaagtatcTGAAAAATGCGGTCAACCTTGCTGACAAACACCAGTCAACAGACAAGAAGTCAGTTGCAAGACAAGGACAAACACATTTCCAGCTTGCTCATTATGCGGATGCTCTTTTCCGTAGCTATGAGGAAAGACTCACCTCTAATGAGTGGCAAGCAGCAATGCGCTTGAGAAAACATAAG ACAAAAGAGTTGGATGCACTTTATAGGCGATTCAAGAATTCATCCAAG GGTGATAAAACAGATTATTCAGTAAAAATACAAGAGTTGCAAAAACAACTTACAATGGACAAAGAGGAGGCTGAAAAGTTGCAG CAAGATAGAGATAATTTCCTCAGCATAGCATTGGAAGGATACAAGCGATGTCTAGTCATTGCCGACAAATATGATGTTCGAGTG GTGTTTCGACTTGTATCTCTGTGGTTTGGTTTATCCACAAGACAAATTGTTGTAGATGGGATGCTCAGTACAATCAAAGAG gtgCAGTCTTGCAAGTTTATACCATTAGTATACCAAATTGCTTCAAGGCTGGGTAGCTCAAAAGATAGCCAGGGACCTAATACTTTTCAG TTCGCTTTGGTTTCTCTATTAAAGAAAATGGCAATCGACCATCCATACCACACAATCTTTCAG CTTTTGGCACTGGCCAATGGTGATCGTGTCAAGGATAAGCAACGAAGTAGAAGCTCATTTGTGGTGGATATGGATAAAAAGTACGCTGCAGAAACGCTCTTAAAAGAGTTATCCTCGCACCATGGAGCTGTGATCAGACAA ATGAAACAGATGGTAGAAATTTATATCCGGCTTGCTGAACTGGAAACAAAACGAGAG GATACCAATAAAAGGATGGCTCTCCCAAGAGAAATTCGCAGTGTCAAGCAACTTGAACTC GTACCTGTGGTGACATCATCTTTTCCGGTTGACCCTAGTTGTCAGTATGAGGAAGGGTCATTCCCACATTTCAAAGGCTTAGCAGATTCAGTCAC GATCATGAATGGCATAAATGCTCCAAAAGTTGTCGAGTGTCTTGGTTCGGATGGTAAAAGATATCGACAGCTTGCGAAATCAGGAAACGATGACCTCAGACAAGATGCT GTAATGGAACAGTTCTTTGCATTGGTGAATACTTTCTTACAGAACCACCGTGATACGTGGAAAAGAAGATTAGGGATACGGACATATAAG GTGGTTCCTTTTACTCCAAGTGCTGGTGTTCTCGAGTGGGTAAATGGCACTTTACCTTTAGGTGAATATCTTACAGGAAG TACAAGAAGTGGAGGTGCCCATGGGCGTTATGGAACAGGAGATTGGTCATTTCCCAAATGCAGGCAACACATGGCTACA GAAAATAACAAGCGCAAGGCATTCCAGGAAGTCTGTGACAATTTCAG ACCAGTGATGCATCACTTTTTTCTAGAGAGGTTTTTACATCCAGCTGACTGGTTTGAAAAACGACTTGCTTATACAAGAAGTGTGGCAGCTAGTTCAATG GTTGGTTACATTGTGGGTCTTGGAGATCGACATTCCATGAACATCCTAATTGACCAAGCAACTGCAGAAGTTGTACACATTGATCTGGGTGTTGCATTTGAGCAAGGATTGATGCTAAAAACACCTGAACGGGTTCCCTTCAGGCTCACAAGAGACATCATAGATGGTATGGGAGTAACTGGAGTGGAAGGCGTTTTCAGAAGGTGTTGTGAGGAAAATCTTTCAGTCATGCGCACAAATAAAGAAGCTTTGCTCACCATCATTgaa GTTTTTATCCATGATCCTTTATACAAGTGGGCCCTATCACCCCTAAAAGCTTTGGAGCGCCAAAAG GAAACTGATGATGATCTGGAGGCAAGCTTGGAGGAGTCTGAAGAAGGATATGAAGGAAATAAAGATGCAGCACGTGCTCTTTTGCGTGTTAAGCAGAAACTTGATGGATATGAAGAGGGTGAAATGAGAAGTGTGCATGGACAG GTTCAACAACTGATACAGGATGCAATCGATCCTGATCGCCTATGTCAAATGTTTCCTGGGTGGGCGTCTTGGCTCTAA